In the genome of Polaribacter atrinae, one region contains:
- a CDS encoding DUF5606 domain-containing protein, with product MEFNKIIAVTGKPGLFQVISQSKNAVIAESLVEKKRVAINAAQNVSLLENIAIYTYEEDVPLLTIFTSMFEKTAGKEAISHKESSKNLTNFFSEVLPGYDEERVYASNIKKVIQWFNILVKAGMEFPKVEEVATEETEK from the coding sequence ATGGAATTTAACAAAATTATTGCCGTAACAGGTAAACCAGGATTATTTCAAGTAATCTCACAATCTAAAAATGCAGTAATTGCAGAATCTCTAGTAGAAAAAAAACGTGTAGCAATTAACGCTGCTCAAAACGTAAGTTTGTTAGAAAACATAGCAATTTACACGTATGAAGAAGATGTACCTTTATTAACCATTTTTACTTCTATGTTCGAAAAAACAGCAGGAAAAGAAGCGATATCTCATAAAGAAAGTAGTAAAAACTTAACTAACTTTTTCTCTGAAGTATTACCTGGTTATGATGAAGAAAGAGTATATGCTTCTAACATAAAAAAAGTAATTCAGTGGTTTAATATTTTAGTAAAAGCTGGTATGGAGTTTCCTAAAGTAGAAGAAGTTGCTACTGAAGAAACTGAGAAATAG
- the def gene encoding peptide deformylase — MILPIVAYGDPVLRKVGTEIDADYPNLEKLISNMKETMYNASGVGLAAPQIGKAIRLFIIDASPFAEDEDLSEKDREALKNFNKVFINAKILKEEGDEWAFNEGCLSIPDVREDVFRQPEITIEYQDEDFKTHTETLDGLAARVFQHEYDHIDGVLFTDKLSTLKKRLIAKKLEKISKGKINADYRMRFPNAKKGK, encoded by the coding sequence ATGATTTTACCAATAGTTGCTTACGGAGATCCTGTTTTACGTAAAGTAGGAACTGAGATAGATGCAGATTACCCTAATTTAGAGAAATTAATTTCTAACATGAAGGAGACCATGTACAATGCTTCTGGTGTTGGTTTGGCAGCTCCTCAAATTGGTAAAGCAATACGTTTATTTATTATTGATGCTTCTCCTTTTGCTGAAGACGAAGATTTATCTGAAAAAGATAGAGAAGCTTTAAAAAACTTCAATAAAGTTTTTATCAATGCAAAAATTTTGAAAGAAGAAGGTGATGAATGGGCTTTTAACGAAGGATGTTTAAGCATACCAGATGTAAGAGAAGATGTTTTTCGTCAGCCAGAAATTACTATTGAATACCAAGATGAAGATTTTAAAACGCATACAGAAACCTTAGATGGTTTAGCAGCTAGAGTTTTTCAACATGAATACGATCATATAGATGGCGTTTTATTTACAGATAAACTGTCTACTCTTAAAAAAAGATTGATTGCAAAGAAATTAGAGAAAATTTCTAAAGGAAAGATTAATGCAGATTACAGAATGCGTTTTCCTAATGCAAAAAAAGGTAAATAA
- the ruvX gene encoding Holliday junction resolvase RuvX, whose translation MGKILAIDFGKKRTGIAVTDELQIIASGLTTVNTEDLISFLKKYISENEVELFIVGKPKQMNNTDSESEALILPLLKKLEKQIPQIPLLRIDERFTSKMAFQTMIDGGLNKKQRRNKALIDEISATIILQSYLYNK comes from the coding sequence TTGGGTAAAATTCTAGCCATCGATTTTGGTAAAAAAAGAACAGGTATTGCAGTTACAGACGAACTACAAATTATTGCCTCTGGTTTAACAACCGTAAATACAGAAGATTTAATTTCATTTTTAAAAAAATATATTTCAGAAAATGAGGTAGAACTTTTTATAGTAGGAAAACCGAAACAAATGAATAATACCGATAGTGAAAGTGAAGCCTTGATATTACCACTTCTAAAAAAACTTGAAAAACAAATACCTCAAATTCCTTTGTTAAGAATTGATGAACGTTTTACTTCTAAAATGGCTTTTCAAACCATGATAGATGGTGGTTTAAATAAAAAGCAACGTAGAAACAAAGCTTTAATTGATGAAATTAGTGCTACCATTATTTTACAGTCTTATTTATATAATAAATAA